The region aagctttctctaagtctacaaatgctagaaacgtaggtttgcctttccttaatctttattctaaaataagtcgtaaggtcagtattgcctcacgtgttccaacatttcgacggaatccaaactgatcctccccgaggtctgcatctaccagtttttccattcgtctgtaaagaattcgcgttagtattttgcagacatggcttattaaactgatagttcggtaatttccacatctgtcagcacctgctttctttgggattggaattattatattcttcttgaagtctgagggtatttcgcctgtctcatacatcttgctcaccagctggtagagttttgtcatgactggctctcccaaggccgtcagtagttctaatggaatgttgtctactccgggggccttgtttcgactcaggtctttcagtgctctgtcaaactcttcacgcagtatcgtatctcccattttgtcttcatctacatcctcttctatttccataatattgtcctcaagtacatcgcccttgtataaaccttctatatactccttccacctttctaccttcccttctttgcttagaactgggctgccatctgagctcttgatattcatacacgtggttctcttctctccaaaggtctctttaattttcctgtaggcagtatctatcttacccctagtgagataagcttctacatccttacatttgtcctctagccatccctgtttagccattttgcacttcctgtcgagctcatttttgagacgtctgtattcctttttgcctgcttcatttactgcatttttatattttctcctttcatcaattaaattcaatatttcttctgttacccaaggatttctaacagccctcgtctttgtacctacttcatcctctgctgccttcactactacatccctcagagctacccattcttcttctactgtatttctttcccctattcctgtcaattgttcccttatgctctctctgaaactctgtacaacctctggttctttcagtttatccaggtcccatctccttaatttcccacatttttgcagtttcttcagttttaatctacaggtcataaccaatagattgtggtcagagtccacatctgcccctggaaatgtcttacagcttaaaacctggttcctaaatctctgtcttaccattatataatctatctgataccttttaaaatttcattatattaaaaacaaagattccgagacttaccaagcgggaaagtgccggcagacaggcacaatgaacaaaacacacaaacacacacacacacagaattactagctttcgcaaccgatggttgcttcttcaggaaggagagggaaagacgaaaggatgtgggttttaagggagagggtaaggagttattccaatcccgggagcggaaagacttcccttagggggaaaaaaaggacaggtgtacacacacacacacacacacacacacacacacacacacacacacacacacacacacacatccatctgcacatcaaGAAAAAACAGCTTTTCACTTGCTTCCATGTATGCTATGAATAATTGCAGCTTGATATCAGGGTAAGAATCTGCCACACATAAAATGTAGAAGTATTTCAAAATCTTTTATTGATGATTTGTTCTTAAGGTGTTCCAACTAACCATTACTCTTTCTCTGAATTAGTTTATCCAACATTTTTGTAGAGGCTGCACATTAGTGAGCCAATCCAGTCCCCAGCCAGTTCAATCTGCCGcagccaatccatattcaccatatTTTGAGCAATACTCATGATGAAATACTTTTTACTGGGACTGTTATGTACAATGTATAAGAACTGTAAACTGTCTTTATTCTGTCAACAAAGCAAAGTCTGTCATTTATCCCATAATAAATGAAACTCGAGTAATTCTTTCAGATCATTTTATTATGTTATTCAGAGACATTCCACTGAGCATAATTTAACCAACTGATCATGTTCATTACTTACTTAATTATGTATAATTTTCAAAATCAACCCCTATATCTGTGCCAACAACTGGCAATGACTAATAATGAACTACTTGATTACTAATACTTTAATCTGTGATTACACAAATATAAATCATATATCACTATTAAAGTTGGAAAATCTACTAATAAACAACAGCTTCTACAGCATTAATGAATTCTCAAATCTGTAGGTTTTTCATAACtctccaaacaaaaatccataattaTCAACCATTCCAAGATCAAACCCAACTTCTTTCATCCACGTATGTAAGTAATCCAGCACCTCGCTTTTGTGCTATGCCCAGTTAACTAAAGAACTGGTATTTAAGTtagttaacgtcctgtcgacaacgaagtcattagagacggagcgcaagctcgggttagggaaggattgggaaggaaatcggccgtgccctttcaaaggaaccatcccggcatttgcctgaaatgataacTGCTATTTAATAGTTTATTAAAATCAACCAAGGGGGTTTTGCAAGCTTTTATTCTATTTGTATGCACATAAtcagaataatgtttttgttataaaGATCCGTTGATACCAATAataagattttgtacatgatgtaaatatataattttatactgtTCTGTACTATGACAAGTCCAATGTCATGAATGTAATAATATGGGAGCTAAATAAATTGATAAACAAGTCGTCTCGTTCACTGTATCTCTCTTCAGGAAACCTAACCACCTTGTAGTTCATAAAACTGTTCTGTTTTAGGTTTACATTAAATAAATTCATATTTTCCCCAATTATGTTTTATGGTGTTACTATAGAAGTGGTACTTAATTATTTAATCAAGTCAACAAAGTTTGTAGTATGTTGTATTTTGAGTTTGtgtgtatttcatttatttataatcACAAAACCAATTTTTTTGCTTTATTTGCCAACACATGCATTTCAACGTAAAAGGTTGAGAAATTAAACTTAAGGCAATTATCTTTCTTACCTTTGTTTTGGCTACTATTTTAGTATTTTTGATGTACTTGATCGAACACTTGAAACTAAACAAGGAAATATATGTGACCAAAACAAGAATGGTAGCCCTGCAAGAAGACCATCCTAAGCTTtttagtattactgtttgtttcacTTCAGCGTGTTTTTCCCCCTGGTAGTTATAACTTGGTCTCAATTTTTTATAGCTGACAAACACCATTTGATAAATAATTCTAAAGAACATTGTGCATTATCACACTTAATGGGTGTGCTGATTTGTCAGTAGAATGTAATTGCCCGTCCTAACACCATTCATGAAGGACACACCACACAAGGTTTCCTGCTGCAGAGAACCATCCTCAACAGTGAATCTTGTGTTAAAACCTCATAGGACTAGTACCAAGCTGACAGGTGTTTATCGTCTGATAATATATCTCAAGCACAAGAAATGCcaaacaaacaaattcataaatatTTGTTCATCATAATTCACCAACACAGAATGCAGTaccttataaaagaaaaaaaatactagtTACCAGTGAAATGATCAGACAGTTCTAGGGCAAAAGCTGGTCAATTGCATTGGAAAGTATCTAAGCATTACTGCAAGACCACCCTGCTGTCAAACAGCAGAATGTATAAAAGAAGGCAGACAAGGTCGCCAACaagcaactaccattccacataacTTCTTGCATTTTGCCCATTGTAACTGCAGATTAGGAACTAATTGGTTACTGCTTATAATGCTCCAGAATCAATGCTGTCAGTGTTCTTTTTCTGCTTGGTTGATTTCAGTGATCCCATTTATTTGTTCTGAAAATTGGTGGTTATATGCTCTTctataaaaataacattaaattttatATTATGCCTTTTGTATGTAGAGAAACATTATTGCATacttcatttgaaccatttctaagcaATCTGTTATGATGAACGTACAGGTCTGGATGAAGTCCTGCTATTACTAAACTGACAGGAAGTGATCTGCTGTGGAAGACTTGAGCATAAAATATATTAAACTGTGACATTTTCATATCTTGATTCTCTTTGTCCAAACTGATGCACACAGTTTCACAGTTCTTTTTAGCACAAAGCTACAGATTAAATGAAGATGTAAGAAAATACAGCAAGGTAAATCATTATGGATTCAGCATACCTAAAACTCCAGGTCAAACTATAAGAATGAGGAATGAACCACTCACTAATAGCAGACATGCAGCACACAAAACATAACAGCACAGACTTAACTGGCTTCCGAGCAACTGTTTTTTTCCAGTTTCCCATTTTCCAACAGATCGCTACATACATATTAACATGCCTTGATTATAAAATATTTGATTAATTCAACATATGTATTTGTAATGTGATTACTACAGATACTATAATGGAATGAAAGTGACATTGTATTGTCTAACTAGGATATGCATTTTCATGTAGTAAAAGAAACAGAAGCAAAAAAACTGACATTTCAGAGATGCACTTCACAATAAAATGACATCGAGTAAAGTTGTACATGTACTATAAATGTGTATAGTGTATGTAGCCCATGAGAATGAAATTTGTCCActacggaataaaaaaaaaaagtgtacagcAGTGCACCAAACTAGACTACCCTGTGCACCTGTAAACAACTAAAAGCCATTGAATTTTCCATTTCATTAAAACTATAGCAAAAAAATTACTCTTCTCCATATTGTGTTAAATATGAACAACTGCTCTTTAGGTGAATGTACTTAATATTTTCTCTGGTTATGACATTCTTTCCtcgcaattttttttatataacgtAACTGAAGGTTTATTACCGAATTGCATTAAGTAAATAACATTGAATAATTTATCGTATTGTGATATGCTGGAAATACTTTAAATGACGTTTATAATCTATTTTTAGACGTTCCAATAAGGCTAAATTTTTTCGGTACTCAATTTAAATCGTAGACTACTAAAATATAACCCTGACCAgtataagaaaaaatatatatataaaccgAATTCCAACTTCATGTTGCCAAAGAATGACGGAGTTAGTTGTCTAAATGAGAGGATAACGCTCAGAAAAAAACCTCAGTTtgtagaaaacattttatttctattctGAATGTACAAAGCTCATATGGCTTGGattcagaatttcaaaaaacaGTTTGTGATACAATAATCACAAGAATTTTAGGATAACTTATACACTGAAAACGTGCCTAAAGGTCCAGAAACTGTATCATTATTACACACGCAATTTCGTCTGCAGCAGCCTCTCTCGCATATATTTTTCCCGCTCCTTTTCAGTTACTACAAAATTCGGCACTGTGTGAGGTGAAACAGAGCTTTCTGTGTAAATTGTATATACAAAAATTAATACAGAAGTATGAAAGCCCGGATAGCCTACACTTTCAGGCACCCGAAGATACTACATACGAATCCTTGTGGACAGCAAGAATCGATCCCGTGACAACACACGGCATTTTTCATTGGACAACACCCGGCTGAACCATCTCTCTTCACGCAGCACGTTTGGTCACTTCCGCATCTCTGTTGTCTTCCACTGCATCCTTCAGCGACGACAACTTGCTCCTTCTCCTGCACACGGGCTGCTTCCAAGGTACTCTCGCTTTCTTGGCGACGGCAAAGACCAGCCCCGATGCAGTGTGTTCCGTAGGGGCAGCAGTGGGTCATGTCCCTGCAGCAGACTCCGTGCTGGTACGGACAGCAGCCGTAATGTTTCGTCGGCATCATGCAGCAGGTCGTGACACCGGGGCAGGTGCTTCCGTCCGGACAGTGCTCGTTTGACTCACTGATATTCGTTGTGGTGGCGGGGGTCAGCTCGACGAAAACGACACGCTCTTTCTTCTCTTGTAGAACGTCAATGCACCGTCCGTGCTCCTCATCGCAAACAGTGCCGAAGGGACAGCAGTGGAGACCATCGAGGCAGCAAATGGCGTCTGGGTACGGGCAGCAGCCCTCTCCGCCGCCCGACAGTTCGCAGCACGTCTGGTCCTGCGGGCACGTCGTGTCTGTGCAGGCAGACACGCCCCCGCGACGTGCTGTCGTTTCGATTACAGCCTGATTTGTGTGTGGAGCTTCCGCTCCCTCAATGTCGTTTTCTGTTTGTTGACGACGGCACAGCCCGCCCCCGATGCAGTGGGTTCCGTAGGGGCAGCAGTGGGTCAAGTCCCTGCAGCAGACTCCCTGCTGGAACGGACAGCAACCGTAGTGTTTCGTTGTCGTCATACAGCACGTCGAAACGTCAGGACAGGTACTTCCGTCGGGGCAGTGCTCGTTGGATGACACACTGATGTTTGGGGCGGCGATTAACTCAAGGAGAGCGGACTCCCTGCCCCCTTTCTCCAGAACACTTACGCAGCGGCGATGTTCTTCGTCACACACGGTACCGAAAGGGCAGCAGTGGATGCCATCGAGGCAGCAGATGGCGTTTTTGTAAGGGCAGCAGCCCTCCCCGCCTTCTGGTAGTGTGCAACACGTCTCATCCCGTGGGCAGGATGACTGCGTACATGTCGACAAACCTCCGGAAACACACGCTGCTAACGCGAAGGCAAGCACGCACAACTTCGGTCCGGCCATGACTACACCGAACCACAGCTGTTCTGCCGCTTTTGTTTCTCGACATATCGTAGCTGTTGCAGTCGATGTATCGATTGTGGCCGCCGA is a window of Schistocerca gregaria isolate iqSchGreg1 chromosome 8, iqSchGreg1.2, whole genome shotgun sequence DNA encoding:
- the LOC126283979 gene encoding progranulin-like translates to MAGPKLCVLAFALAACVSGGLSTCTQSSCPRDETCCTLPEGGEGCCPYKNAICCLDGIHCCPFGTVCDEEHRRCVSVLEKGGRESALLELIAAPNISVSSNEHCPDGSTCPDVSTCCMTTTKHYGCCPFQQGVCCRDLTHCCPYGTHCIGGGLCRRQQTENDIEGAEAPHTNQAVIETTARRGGVSACTDTTCPQDQTCCELSGGGEGCCPYPDAICCLDGLHCCPFGTVCDEEHGRCIDVLQEKKERVVFVELTPATTTNISESNEHCPDGSTCPGVTTCCMMPTKHYGCCPYQHGVCCRDMTHCCPYGTHCIGAGLCRRQESESTLEAARVQEKEQVVVAEGCSGRQQRCGSDQTCCVKRDGSAGCCPMKNAVCCHGIDSCCPQGFVCSIFGCLKV